Below is a window of Streptomyces sp. NBC_01429 DNA.
CAGCCGATCAAGGGGGAGGACGACGCCTCGTACGTCCGCTTCCAAGGTACGGTCCGCAGCCCCCGGGGCCACTTCCCCGGCGTCTTCGCCCTGACCAACACCCTGGAGCGCACAGGCGCCCTCACCGACGAACAGTGGCGCTTCTGGCGCGCCAACAACGACTGGTACGACGCCAACTACACCAACCCGTCCACGGTCGACCCGACCGCCTACGACCAGGACCTCAACCCGGGCGCGGTCGCCTGGTTCAAGCCCTCGGCCGGGGAACTGATCAAGCGGGTGGACGGCTACCTGGAGATCCTCACGGCCCACGGCATCGAGTGCCGCACACTGCGCTCACCGGACCCGGGCCGGATCGTCTACGAGGACGAGTACCAGATCGTCGTGGTCCCGCACGGCACGCACGATCATTGACGACAGGGCCGCGCAGGGCCGTCACGGCGAGGATCGCGAGGACGCCGACCGGCACCCACCCGGACAACTGCCGCCCCCTCGCCGGGCCGTGGCGGACGCGCGACGCCGCGAAGGACGTTGCCGTACTCCGCTGCCGTACGGGAAACGCCAGAGGCCCGATCGGTTTCCCGATCGGGCCTCTGAGCTGCTGTGCACTCGGCAGGATTCGAACCTGCAACCTTCTGATCCGTAGTCAGATGCTCTATCCGTTAAGCTACGAGTGCTCACTCGCGGTGTTGACCGTTAGTGTTGCTTCCCGGGCTTTTCTGCCCCGTCCGCGTTGCGAGAACAACATTACATGACCTGCGGCGCCAGGTGAAATCCATTGGCCACACCCGCCCTGAGCTGCGGAAACGGCCCGAAAAGCAGGAGAACGGGCGAAGCCCCGGCTGGTGGGCCGGGGCTTCGGGTGGTGCGCGGAGGCGGAGGGATTTGAACCCTCGATGGGCTTTAAGACCCAAACCGCATTAGCAGTGCGGCGCCATAGACCGGACTAGGCGACGCCTCCAGCACATCCGCGCGGGCGCGGATGGTGCGTGCAGATGATGACACAGCCGGGTGGGGTGCCACCAATCGCTGCTCACGGTACTAGGAGGGTGGCCCCGAGGGCAAAGCACATTGCCGGTGCGCAACGCCGGGGCCCGGTGCGCGTTAGAGGGGTGACACCACATGGGGCGGTTCGCGTCCCGTCCGTCACGGAGCACAAGGAGCCGTCATGCCCGTCACGCCCGTCACGCCCGTCATGCCTGCGTTGCCTGCGATGCCCGCCAGGCCGCTGCGTCGTCTCGTCCTCGCCGCCGTCGCCTCCCTCGCCGTCCTGGGGGCCGGGGCGCCCGTCGCCTTCGCCGGGGCGGGGAGCTTCCCCGTACCGCTGCTGCCCATCAACGGGGCCGGAGCCGAGGCCGGGGCGGAGGCGGAGACCCCGGCCGCCGATGTGTTGACCGTCACCGTCGCCGACAGCGGGGTCGCCGGGGCCGACGGGACGTTCCGGTTGAGCTGCCGGCCGGCCGGGGGGACGCACCAGCGGGCGCGGGCCGCGTGCGACCGGCTGGAGAAGGTCGGCGGGGAGGTGGCCGTCGGCGGGCAGGACCCGTTCGCGCCCGTGTCGAAGGACACGATGTGCACCATGATGTACGGCGGCCCGGCCACCGCCCGGATCACCGGGACCTGGCAGGGCCGGAGGGTCGACGCGTCCTTCAGCAAGGCCAACGGCTGCGAGATCTCCCGCTGGCGGGCGTTGGAACCCGTGCTTCCGGCCACCACCGCCTGAGCATCGGTCAAAAGATCAAAAGATCAAAAGCGGATCGGCGGCGAGGGGGCGGTCGGTGGCCCGCCGCGCGCCCCCTCGTGCCCGCTCCCGAGGGGGAACTCCGTCTCATCCGCCGTCACGGGTACCGTCCCAGCCTTTAGACTCCCTTCCGTGACAGGCCGGAACCCGAGAGGCAAGATGGCTCGGGCCGTCCGCAAGGTGCAGTAGGTCAGGGAGGAAGCGTCGTCGTGAGCAGCAGGCCATCCCGGGGCGCTGCTCGCCTCGCGGCGATACTCGACGCACTCCCCGACGGCCTGGTGCTCGTCAACGCCAACGGCACGGTCGTCAACGCGAACACCATCGCGCTGGAGATGTTCGAGACCCCCGGCACGGCGCTCGTC
It encodes the following:
- a CDS encoding SSI family serine proteinase inhibitor encodes the protein MPVTPVTPVMPALPAMPARPLRRLVLAAVASLAVLGAGAPVAFAGAGSFPVPLLPINGAGAEAGAEAETPAADVLTVTVADSGVAGADGTFRLSCRPAGGTHQRARAACDRLEKVGGEVAVGGQDPFAPVSKDTMCTMMYGGPATARITGTWQGRRVDASFSKANGCEISRWRALEPVLPATTA